The following proteins are encoded in a genomic region of Haloarcula marina:
- a CDS encoding glycoside hydrolase family 15 protein produces MRRRRDFLRTAFGASIAGLAGCPGQSGDGGSGADADDGSDGDTATTTHATATPASIEARPPRWTTGEKYGVATVPDHAAADPSRVWATFTAGAVTEVRFPRIDLMNLRTLEFLVVDTVAGETWRTHDTDRTSDDGVERSTTLASEDGLLYEQTATPTDGDWSLAVEWVTDSAREALVGSVSFDGSDRHDLYAVARTACSHSAGADVGRRAGEDGAYTLAAWDGEANDSQHVVLDDDGDPYAVALGLACAGGFDRASALSDDDGRRLLETSELVDSADAEGVVTLAGRVLSGPGETTLAMGFATDRDGDAATETAVAAAEADYGATRTTYLDAWRDYLDELEIPDSASDGDLSTQYRVAAMSLAAVEDKTYLGAGIASPSVPWGAAVGAINPSDYGYNFVWARDLYQSFTALRAMGDVAGARRATEYVFEYQQDDSGFVPQNTFLDGRTRWGGEQLDEIAFPLVMAYQLRERHDIGFADASYDFAQIRASANYVANSGPATAQERWEEESGYSPSTIAAEIAGLTAAASLAADEGDRDAALRWLATADDWARNVEDWCATTTGTDEHTTTPYYVRVSDDADPDDGADRPLANGGPTLDERNVIDAGFLELVRLGVVPADDPTVENSVAVVDDTIRVDTPNGPAWYRYNGDGYGEPESGEPWQSDGQGRLWPIFTGERGEYELRRGDSTTDLAPENLLTAMANFANEGRMIPEQVWDREDPTEYGWQFGEGTGSATPLSWSMAQFVRLAHGIDAGAPVETPAVVAERFGRERPQPSLSVPDLPTRTEESPLTYEVTTDAAEVIVHADGRTQRFEVTDGTATVEAPLSGIRTTVTTVAVDDTGELVEAGLAMDRQSVTYAGE; encoded by the coding sequence ATGAGACGGCGACGCGACTTCCTTCGGACGGCGTTCGGAGCGAGTATCGCCGGATTAGCGGGCTGTCCCGGCCAATCCGGGGACGGGGGTTCGGGAGCGGACGCGGACGACGGTTCCGACGGGGATACGGCGACGACGACCCACGCGACGGCGACGCCCGCCTCCATCGAGGCCCGCCCGCCCCGATGGACGACCGGCGAGAAGTACGGCGTTGCGACGGTTCCGGACCACGCCGCCGCCGACCCGTCGCGCGTCTGGGCGACGTTCACCGCGGGCGCAGTGACCGAGGTCAGGTTCCCCCGCATCGACCTCATGAACCTCCGGACGCTGGAGTTTCTGGTCGTCGATACCGTGGCCGGAGAGACGTGGCGGACCCACGACACCGACCGGACCAGCGACGACGGCGTCGAGCGGTCGACGACGCTCGCGAGCGAAGACGGCCTCCTTTACGAACAGACCGCCACGCCGACGGACGGCGACTGGTCGCTCGCCGTCGAGTGGGTCACCGACTCGGCGCGCGAGGCGCTGGTCGGGTCTGTCTCCTTCGATGGCAGCGACCGTCACGACCTCTACGCCGTCGCCCGCACCGCCTGTTCCCACAGCGCCGGGGCGGACGTAGGTCGACGGGCGGGCGAGGACGGCGCGTACACACTCGCGGCGTGGGACGGCGAGGCCAACGACAGCCAGCACGTCGTCCTCGACGACGACGGCGACCCGTACGCCGTCGCGCTCGGACTGGCCTGCGCGGGCGGGTTCGACCGCGCCAGCGCCCTCTCGGACGACGACGGCCGGCGCCTCCTCGAGACGAGCGAGTTGGTCGACAGCGCCGACGCGGAGGGCGTGGTCACCCTCGCCGGGCGAGTGCTCTCGGGGCCGGGCGAGACGACGCTGGCGATGGGCTTTGCGACCGACCGCGACGGCGACGCCGCGACCGAGACCGCGGTTGCCGCCGCCGAGGCCGACTACGGGGCGACGCGGACGACGTATCTGGACGCGTGGCGCGACTATCTGGACGAACTCGAAATCCCGGACAGCGCGTCCGACGGCGACCTCTCGACCCAGTACCGGGTGGCCGCGATGTCGCTGGCGGCCGTCGAGGACAAGACGTACCTCGGGGCGGGTATCGCCAGTCCGTCGGTCCCGTGGGGGGCGGCCGTCGGGGCCATCAACCCCAGCGACTACGGCTACAACTTCGTCTGGGCGCGGGACCTCTACCAGTCCTTCACCGCGCTCCGGGCGATGGGCGACGTGGCGGGCGCGCGGCGGGCCACCGAGTACGTCTTCGAGTACCAGCAGGACGACTCCGGATTCGTCCCGCAGAACACGTTCCTCGACGGGCGCACCCGCTGGGGCGGCGAGCAACTGGACGAAATCGCGTTCCCACTGGTGATGGCCTACCAACTCAGAGAGCGCCACGACATCGGCTTCGCGGACGCGAGCTACGACTTCGCCCAGATACGGGCGTCGGCGAACTACGTCGCCAACAGCGGCCCCGCGACCGCACAGGAGCGCTGGGAGGAGGAATCGGGCTACTCGCCGTCGACCATCGCCGCCGAAATCGCCGGGCTGACCGCCGCGGCGTCGCTGGCCGCCGACGAAGGCGACCGGGACGCGGCACTCCGGTGGCTGGCAACCGCCGACGACTGGGCGCGCAACGTCGAGGACTGGTGTGCGACGACCACCGGCACCGACGAACACACCACGACGCCGTACTACGTGCGCGTCAGCGACGACGCGGACCCAGACGACGGGGCCGACCGACCCCTCGCCAACGGCGGCCCGACGCTGGACGAGCGAAACGTTATCGACGCGGGCTTTCTGGAACTCGTCCGCCTCGGGGTGGTGCCAGCGGACGACCCGACGGTCGAGAACTCCGTCGCGGTGGTCGACGACACCATCCGCGTGGACACGCCCAACGGCCCGGCGTGGTACCGCTACAACGGCGACGGCTACGGCGAACCCGAGAGCGGCGAACCGTGGCAGAGTGACGGACAGGGGCGACTGTGGCCCATCTTCACCGGCGAACGCGGCGAGTACGAACTCCGACGCGGCGACTCGACCACCGACCTCGCGCCGGAGAATCTGCTGACGGCGATGGCGAACTTCGCCAACGAAGGGCGGATGATTCCCGAGCAGGTGTGGGACCGCGAGGACCCAACCGAGTACGGGTGGCAGTTCGGCGAGGGAACCGGGTCGGCGACCCCGCTGTCGTGGTCGATGGCCCAGTTCGTCCGACTGGCCCACGGCATCGACGCGGGCGCGCCCGTCGAGACGCCCGCCGTCGTCGCCGAGCGATTCGGGCGGGAGCGACCGCAACCGTCGCTGTCGGTTCCCGACCTCCCGACGCGAACCGAAGAGTCGCCGCTCACCTACGAGGTGACCACCGACGCCGCCGAAGTCATCGTCCACGCCGACGGGCGGACCCAGCGCTTCGAGGTGACCGACGGCACGGCGACGGTCGAGGCCCCGCTGTCGGGTATCCGGACCACCGTCACCACCGTCGCCGTCGACGACACCGGCGAACTGGTCGAGGCGGGCCTGGCGATGGACCGCCAGTCGGTGACCTACGCCGGGGAGTGA
- a CDS encoding ABC transporter ATP-binding protein, with amino-acid sequence MASLELKSLRKEFDGGSIVAVDDVDLEIDDGEFVTVVGPSGCGKSTTLRMIAGLERPTSGRIHIGGTDITDIHARHRDVAMVFQNYALYPHKTIEQNMAFGLRMSTDMSAEEREQRVYEAAEMMGIEDLLDDTPGELSGGQKQRVALGRAIVREPDVFLFDEPLSNLDAKLRTTMRTEIQRLQEELDITSVYVTHDQEEAMTMGDRIVILNDGELQQTGKPTHVYQNPTNQFVAGFVGSPSMNFLDVSADSLDGGVRLTGADGSFSYDLTSERASAFGDIAGGSYVLGIRPEHVTVEESTDGSAIPATVDVVEPIGSDNYLYLDLGTEQRSFDTEDAPDFIARVPADIEPEVGDVVGVAFEESSVHLFDGETGDAVAPQGEPAVSPMQ; translated from the coding sequence ATGGCGAGTCTCGAACTGAAATCGCTTCGCAAGGAGTTCGACGGTGGATCCATCGTCGCGGTTGACGACGTGGACCTCGAAATCGACGACGGTGAATTCGTGACGGTCGTCGGCCCGTCGGGTTGTGGAAAGTCCACGACGCTCCGGATGATTGCGGGGCTTGAGCGGCCGACGAGCGGGCGCATTCACATCGGCGGTACAGACATCACGGACATCCACGCGCGCCACCGCGACGTGGCGATGGTGTTCCAGAACTACGCGCTGTACCCGCACAAGACCATCGAGCAGAACATGGCCTTCGGCCTGCGCATGAGCACCGACATGTCCGCCGAGGAGCGCGAACAGCGCGTCTACGAGGCGGCGGAGATGATGGGAATCGAGGACCTGCTGGACGACACCCCGGGCGAACTCTCCGGCGGACAGAAACAGCGCGTCGCGCTGGGTCGCGCTATCGTCCGCGAACCCGACGTGTTCCTGTTCGACGAACCGCTGTCGAACCTCGACGCGAAGCTTCGGACGACGATGCGCACCGAGATTCAGCGCTTGCAGGAGGAACTGGACATCACCTCGGTGTACGTCACCCACGACCAAGAGGAGGCGATGACGATGGGCGACCGCATCGTCATCCTCAACGACGGGGAACTCCAGCAGACCGGCAAGCCGACCCACGTCTATCAGAACCCGACCAACCAGTTCGTCGCCGGATTCGTCGGGTCGCCGTCGATGAACTTCCTCGACGTCTCCGCCGATTCGCTCGACGGCGGCGTCCGCCTGACCGGCGCCGACGGGTCGTTCTCCTACGACCTCACGTCCGAGCGCGCGAGTGCCTTCGGCGACATCGCTGGTGGCTCCTACGTGCTGGGCATCCGCCCGGAACACGTCACGGTCGAGGAGAGTACGGACGGGAGCGCTATTCCGGCGACGGTGGACGTGGTCGAACCCATCGGGAGCGACAACTATCTCTATCTCGACCTCGGGACCGAGCAGCGGAGCTTCGACACCGAGGACGCGCCCGACTTCATCGCCCGTGTCCCCGCCGACATCGAACCCGAAGTCGGCGACGTCGTCGGCGTCGCCTTCGAGGAGTCGTCCGTCCACCTGTTCGACGGCGAGACCGGCGACGCCGTCGCTCCGCAGGGCGAACCCGCCGTCTCGCCGATGCAGTAG
- a CDS encoding low temperature requirement protein A — MRPISIVLSWMRGAPARTADEGAERSTNGSVSRFGLVRNASRYLESSYRPPTVYTGNRGRHATWLELFFDLVYVVAVAELGLLLHEDLTVTGILSFAGLFVLVWWTWLGFTEYTDAFDTDDLVHRFGMVAAMFGVILLTGTIHDVFHGGSAAFGIAYLFLSLLSVGMYVRAWHSIPSLRSYTSYVLLANGAGALVWALGLFVPEPGRYAIWALSFLISISVAGVYLRLEDIPKRTSHFPERLGLFTILVLGESILAVAVGVSGLNWTLVPALTALSGFLIAVNVWWLYFGTIDEFLLDRSFQAESEGEWIQIRKRIVAHVLVHVFVFIGIVAAGVGVAVAIEAAAEAHALGEGGVRTIAGGLALFLLGSAFTDRNTLESLQDEVFLARGVAGTILGSVALFAPTVSPSAFVGGVAALLVCLTVFEGFKNFLDENTTERL; from the coding sequence ATGAGACCCATCAGTATAGTGCTCTCGTGGATGAGAGGGGCACCTGCGAGGACTGCCGACGAAGGCGCGGAGAGGAGCACCAACGGGAGTGTCTCTCGGTTTGGACTCGTCCGGAACGCGTCACGATATCTGGAGTCGTCGTACCGCCCGCCGACCGTTTACACGGGCAACCGCGGCCGACACGCCACGTGGCTAGAATTGTTCTTCGATCTCGTATACGTCGTCGCCGTCGCGGAACTCGGACTGCTGCTCCACGAGGACCTGACAGTCACCGGAATCCTATCGTTCGCGGGCCTGTTCGTCCTCGTCTGGTGGACGTGGCTCGGATTCACGGAGTACACCGATGCGTTCGATACGGACGACCTCGTCCACCGCTTCGGGATGGTCGCCGCTATGTTCGGGGTGATTCTCCTCACGGGAACGATTCACGACGTGTTCCACGGCGGTTCGGCGGCGTTCGGTATCGCGTACCTCTTCTTGAGCCTCCTCTCGGTAGGGATGTATGTTCGAGCATGGCACAGCATCCCGTCGCTCCGCTCGTACACATCCTACGTTCTACTCGCCAACGGGGCTGGGGCGCTCGTGTGGGCGCTGGGTCTCTTCGTCCCTGAACCGGGTCGCTACGCAATCTGGGCACTCTCGTTCTTGATCAGTATCAGCGTCGCTGGCGTGTATCTCCGTCTCGAGGACATCCCGAAGCGCACCTCACACTTCCCCGAACGTCTCGGGTTGTTTACCATTCTCGTCCTCGGCGAGTCGATCCTGGCGGTCGCTGTGGGCGTCTCCGGTCTCAACTGGACGTTGGTGCCAGCTCTTACCGCCCTCAGCGGGTTCCTGATTGCGGTCAACGTATGGTGGCTTTACTTTGGAACCATCGACGAGTTTCTCCTCGACCGTTCGTTCCAGGCCGAATCGGAGGGGGAGTGGATCCAGATTCGTAAGCGTATCGTCGCACACGTGCTCGTCCATGTATTCGTCTTCATCGGTATCGTGGCAGCCGGCGTTGGGGTCGCAGTCGCGATAGAGGCTGCAGCCGAAGCACACGCTCTCGGAGAGGGTGGTGTCCGGACGATCGCTGGCGGACTCGCGCTCTTCCTCCTCGGTTCGGCGTTCACAGATCGAAACACACTCGAGTCGCTGCAGGACGAAGTGTTCCTCGCTCGCGGAGTTGCGGGGACGATACTCGGATCGGTCGCACTCTTCGCTCCGACGGTCAGTCCCTCCGCATTCGTCGGAGGTGTCGCTGCACTCCTCGTTTGCCTAACTGTATTTGAGGGTTTCAAGAACTTCCTCGACGAGAATACAACCGAGAGGCTCTGA
- a CDS encoding OsmC family protein, with the protein MATMDESTVNGVDVTALEGAIEAISDDPDVGMFTFRAETEWQDALKSVTTINEFDQSGETVRTQDFTLQGDEPEQILGERTSPNAVEALLGALGSCLTVGYAANAAAMGIELDSLRFEMEGDVDLRGFLGISEDVHPGYEAVTCTVYMDADASEKELEQLRQHVEATSPLVDVLTNEVALETHLVVE; encoded by the coding sequence ATGGCCACTATGGACGAATCGACAGTAAACGGTGTTGATGTTACGGCGCTCGAGGGAGCAATCGAAGCTATCAGTGACGACCCTGATGTCGGAATGTTCACATTCCGGGCCGAAACAGAGTGGCAGGATGCGCTCAAGTCAGTCACAACGATCAACGAGTTCGACCAGTCTGGTGAAACTGTTCGCACGCAGGACTTCACGTTACAGGGGGACGAGCCCGAGCAAATTCTCGGAGAACGCACAAGCCCAAACGCCGTCGAAGCCCTGCTCGGCGCTCTCGGTTCATGCTTAACCGTGGGCTATGCAGCGAACGCCGCTGCTATGGGCATCGAACTCGACAGTCTCCGTTTCGAGATGGAAGGTGACGTTGATCTTCGAGGTTTCCTGGGTATCTCCGAGGATGTTCACCCGGGGTACGAAGCGGTCACCTGTACTGTGTACATGGATGCCGATGCCTCCGAGAAGGAACTTGAACAGCTGCGTCAGCACGTTGAGGCCACTTCGCCCCTCGTTGACGTGCTGACGAACGAGGTTGCGCTGGAAACACACCTCGTCGTTGAGTAA
- a CDS encoding DUF4395 family protein, whose translation MIQGYHCPDEPSFGAVVPWIGFSPGVCAAIAAVGTALASPIILVALVPFAVLGAVFPVHPFDLVYNHGIRHVLGTDPLPKANAPRRFACVVASVWLTVTAAAFWAGSLLVGYTLGILFVGVSGLVATTHICIPSMVYRFVFRKPVEASA comes from the coding sequence ATGATTCAGGGATACCACTGTCCGGACGAACCGTCGTTCGGAGCGGTTGTGCCGTGGATCGGGTTTTCCCCAGGCGTCTGTGCAGCCATTGCCGCAGTTGGGACGGCACTCGCATCTCCGATTATTCTCGTCGCATTGGTACCGTTTGCTGTTCTCGGTGCCGTATTTCCGGTCCATCCATTTGACCTCGTTTACAATCACGGAATTCGACACGTCCTCGGCACGGATCCGCTCCCGAAAGCGAACGCCCCCCGGCGGTTCGCGTGCGTCGTCGCCAGCGTTTGGTTGACAGTAACCGCCGCGGCCTTCTGGGCTGGTTCGTTGCTCGTCGGATATACACTCGGGATCTTGTTCGTCGGCGTGAGTGGACTCGTGGCGACGACCCACATCTGCATCCCCTCCATGGTCTACAGGTTCGTGTTTCGCAAACCCGTCGAAGCCAGCGCTTGA
- a CDS encoding glucan 1,4-alpha-glucosidase: MTLRTSLNDYKRHREDDRKFPGELRSTTGVFAGDGDRLVHVDDDGSLQDYSYPLSGLSGIDSSRFGVGDGWFDGGASQRYHDDTGVVETVHEQGDWQVRQQDLTVGRTHVTRFELVGDAPEAVDLNAYVRFAPDGREGQTSLLVHDGAVEAYHRREHDYVGASTDFDAYGQIPERFDELVADDPVEFPRTADEERYEDTVLTGGAHLTAPFENGSVTLVTLVAERGETARADALSTVESAASEYDDTETLVAAARDQREWRVPETAPHRETVVDDLRVVSLLSAENGARIAGPDFDPFYVSSGGYGYTWFRDDAEISRFLLEGSEVLGVDLDGWHQRSAEFYRRTQLDDGSWPHRVWPGDETLAPGWANARLEDGDDTDYQADQSGSVAGFLATYLRTDDPEDPEAIEATIEAAVDSLDDTLEADGLPVACQNAWENMQGRFVHTAATFLHAYAAVARAPVSTDLRDHARAQADRVADGLDRLWTGEFYALREHEGELDERLDSGSLALPAAMREYAEITDLDDETVDRLVTHVETTLDGLEHESDAIRGLVRFEGDDWRQHGQGNEKVWTVSTAWGANAAAELGSLLDACDDARADDAYRRSRDLLAEILPGGSLVRDCGYLPEQLFDDGTADSATPLGWPHALRLATVAHLDEADELAVAAAEPAE; the protein is encoded by the coding sequence ATGACGCTCCGGACATCACTGAACGATTATAAACGTCACCGGGAGGACGACCGGAAGTTCCCCGGTGAACTCCGGTCGACGACGGGCGTGTTCGCCGGTGATGGCGACCGCCTCGTCCACGTCGACGACGACGGCTCACTGCAGGACTACTCGTATCCGCTCAGCGGCCTCTCAGGTATCGACAGCTCTCGGTTCGGCGTCGGCGACGGCTGGTTCGACGGCGGCGCTTCTCAGCGGTATCACGACGACACGGGCGTCGTCGAGACGGTCCACGAACAGGGCGACTGGCAGGTCAGACAGCAGGACCTGACCGTCGGCCGGACACACGTCACCCGGTTCGAACTCGTCGGCGATGCCCCTGAAGCCGTCGACCTGAACGCCTACGTCAGGTTCGCCCCCGACGGCCGTGAGGGACAGACGAGTCTGCTCGTCCACGACGGGGCGGTCGAAGCGTACCACCGGCGCGAACACGATTACGTCGGCGCGTCGACCGACTTCGACGCCTACGGGCAGATTCCCGAGCGATTCGACGAACTCGTCGCCGACGACCCCGTGGAGTTCCCGCGGACCGCCGACGAGGAACGCTACGAGGATACGGTCCTGACCGGCGGTGCGCACCTGACCGCGCCCTTCGAGAACGGAAGCGTCACCCTCGTCACCCTCGTGGCCGAACGCGGCGAGACGGCCCGTGCGGACGCACTGTCGACCGTCGAGTCGGCCGCGAGCGAGTACGACGACACCGAGACGCTCGTCGCCGCCGCCCGCGACCAGCGCGAGTGGCGGGTGCCGGAGACCGCCCCGCACCGCGAGACGGTCGTCGACGACCTCCGCGTCGTGTCGCTGCTCTCCGCGGAGAACGGCGCGCGCATCGCCGGTCCCGACTTCGACCCCTTCTACGTCTCCTCCGGCGGCTACGGCTACACGTGGTTCCGCGACGACGCGGAGATATCCCGCTTCCTCCTCGAAGGAAGCGAGGTTCTCGGCGTCGACCTCGACGGCTGGCACCAGCGCTCCGCCGAGTTCTACCGCCGAACGCAACTCGACGACGGCAGTTGGCCCCACCGCGTCTGGCCGGGCGACGAGACGCTCGCGCCCGGGTGGGCGAACGCCCGCCTCGAAGACGGCGACGACACCGATTATCAGGCCGACCAGAGCGGGAGCGTCGCCGGGTTCCTCGCGACGTACCTCCGGACCGACGACCCCGAGGACCCCGAGGCTATCGAGGCGACCATCGAGGCCGCCGTCGACAGTCTGGACGACACGCTCGAAGCCGACGGCCTCCCAGTCGCCTGCCAGAACGCCTGGGAGAACATGCAGGGCCGGTTCGTCCACACCGCCGCGACGTTCCTCCACGCCTACGCCGCCGTCGCCCGCGCGCCGGTCTCAACCGACCTGCGGGACCACGCGCGAGCGCAGGCCGACCGCGTCGCCGACGGCCTCGACCGCCTGTGGACCGGCGAGTTCTACGCGCTGCGGGAACACGAGGGCGAACTCGACGAACGCCTCGACTCCGGGTCGCTGGCGCTTCCGGCCGCGATGCGCGAGTACGCGGAGATTACCGACCTCGACGACGAGACGGTGGACCGCCTCGTGACTCACGTCGAGACCACGCTCGACGGCCTCGAACACGAGAGCGACGCCATCCGCGGCCTCGTCCGCTTCGAGGGCGACGACTGGCGGCAGCACGGACAGGGCAACGAGAAGGTCTGGACCGTCTCGACGGCGTGGGGTGCCAACGCCGCCGCCGAACTCGGAAGCCTCCTCGACGCCTGCGACGACGCTCGGGCCGACGACGCCTACCGCCGCTCGCGTGACCTCCTCGCCGAGATACTCCCCGGCGGGTCGCTGGTCCGCGACTGCGGCTACCTCCCCGAACAGTTGTTCGACGACGGCACCGCCGACTCGGCGACGCCGCTCGGGTGGCCTCACGCGCTTCGTCTCGCGACGGTCGCCCACCTCGACGAGGCGGACGAACTCGCCGTTGCGGCGGCCGAACCCGCCGAGTAG
- a CDS encoding glycoside hydrolase family 15 protein, with protein sequence MTSESTPTATADATWTVGEKYGFGTVCDHDDADPSRVWYTLTEGAVTEIRFPRIDLMNVRELDFLVTDGEGYAARTFRERRDLPTAVERETTAASEDALLFRQTARPTDDRDWELTVEHAAHPDEDALLLDVDFAGEGYDLHVVVDPALSCHADHDVAHADADALRVAHEQPEDADPVFLTEDGDPIDVGLGVASADGFEWTTADVREGDVETALLESGSTDERYDEARGNVVLAGTLASHETTLSLGFAEDSDDEAALAVAETALDDTFEDVRAAYVDSWDAYLDEIPVPDSVKGDDDLLAQYKTAVMVMKAADSKAFPGAGIASPSVPWGDAVDANDPVDYGYNYVWPRDLYQAYTAFDAIGDTQSAIDATEYVYEYQQREDGFLPQNTFLDGRTRWGGEQMDEIAFPQVMAQQLKERHGYDFEEAAYGYENVRRSSDYVAATGPHTQQERWEEEPGYSPSTTAAEIAGLVCAADLAIDADEPADAIAYLGVADHWVANLEDWHATETGTAKHTNTPYYVRITGRGNPDDGELRTHNNGGGMLDERNIMDGGFLELVRLGVCSADDPTIRNSVAEYDDDIMVETPHGPGWYRYTGDGYGEKRVQPGAPWQPDMTGKGRIWPFFTGERGEYELLLDDPDFAPEALLETLGDFANDGRMLPEQVWDESGENDFDWTFGEGTSSATPLSWTNGQFVRLAWSIDAGEPVETPAVVRERYGGSAPADGPELDVKIERDGDDARVTGHTDGEDLVVKTRSETVHIDGGDVDVAVAADEGARVTVVAASGDLPDIATTVVDDTV encoded by the coding sequence ATGACCAGCGAATCGACGCCGACAGCCACAGCGGATGCGACGTGGACGGTCGGGGAGAAGTACGGGTTCGGCACGGTCTGTGACCACGACGACGCCGACCCGTCGCGAGTGTGGTACACGCTGACCGAAGGCGCAGTGACCGAGATACGGTTCCCGCGTATCGACCTGATGAACGTCCGGGAACTGGATTTCCTCGTCACCGACGGCGAGGGGTACGCCGCCCGGACCTTCCGCGAACGGCGCGACCTGCCCACCGCGGTCGAACGCGAGACGACGGCGGCAAGCGAGGACGCGCTGCTGTTCCGACAGACCGCGCGACCGACCGACGACCGCGACTGGGAACTGACCGTCGAACACGCCGCCCATCCCGACGAGGACGCACTGCTTCTCGACGTGGACTTCGCGGGCGAAGGGTACGACCTCCACGTCGTCGTCGACCCGGCGCTGTCCTGTCACGCCGACCACGACGTGGCCCACGCCGACGCGGACGCGTTGCGTGTCGCCCACGAGCAACCCGAGGACGCGGACCCGGTGTTCCTGACCGAGGACGGCGACCCCATCGACGTGGGACTGGGCGTCGCCAGCGCCGACGGGTTCGAGTGGACCACCGCCGACGTTCGAGAGGGCGACGTGGAGACGGCGCTCCTCGAATCCGGGTCGACCGACGAACGGTACGACGAGGCCCGGGGCAACGTCGTCCTCGCCGGGACGCTGGCGAGTCACGAGACGACGCTGTCGCTCGGGTTCGCCGAGGACAGCGACGACGAGGCCGCCCTCGCCGTCGCCGAGACGGCGCTGGACGACACGTTCGAGGACGTGCGCGCGGCCTACGTCGATTCCTGGGACGCCTACCTCGACGAGATTCCGGTCCCGGACAGCGTGAAGGGCGACGACGACCTGCTGGCCCAATATAAGACCGCCGTGATGGTGATGAAGGCCGCCGACTCCAAGGCGTTCCCCGGTGCGGGCATCGCATCGCCGTCGGTCCCGTGGGGCGACGCCGTCGACGCCAACGACCCCGTCGACTACGGCTACAACTACGTCTGGCCGCGCGACCTGTATCAGGCCTACACGGCCTTCGACGCCATCGGCGACACCCAGAGCGCCATCGACGCCACGGAGTACGTCTACGAGTACCAGCAGCGCGAGGACGGCTTCCTTCCGCAGAACACGTTCCTCGACGGGCGCACCCGCTGGGGCGGCGAGCAGATGGACGAAATCGCCTTCCCGCAGGTGATGGCCCAGCAACTCAAGGAGCGTCACGGCTACGACTTCGAGGAAGCGGCCTACGGCTACGAGAACGTCCGCCGCTCCAGCGACTACGTCGCCGCGACCGGCCCCCACACCCAACAGGAACGCTGGGAAGAGGAACCGGGCTACTCGCCGTCGACGACGGCCGCCGAGATCGCGGGCCTCGTCTGTGCGGCCGACCTGGCTATCGACGCTGACGAACCTGCCGACGCCATTGCCTACCTCGGCGTCGCCGACCACTGGGTCGCGAACCTCGAAGACTGGCACGCGACCGAGACGGGGACGGCGAAGCACACGAACACGCCGTACTACGTCCGCATCACCGGCAGGGGCAACCCTGACGACGGGGAACTCCGCACGCACAACAACGGCGGCGGGATGCTCGACGAGCGAAACATCATGGACGGCGGATTCCTCGAACTCGTCCGCCTCGGCGTCTGCTCGGCCGACGACCCGACCATCCGCAACAGCGTCGCCGAGTACGACGACGACATCATGGTCGAGACGCCCCACGGTCCCGGGTGGTACCGATACACCGGTGACGGCTACGGCGAGAAGCGCGTCCAACCCGGCGCGCCGTGGCAACCGGACATGACCGGGAAGGGGCGCATCTGGCCCTTCTTCACCGGCGAACGCGGCGAGTACGAACTCCTGCTCGACGACCCCGACTTCGCCCCCGAGGCCCTGCTGGAGACCCTCGGCGACTTCGCCAACGACGGGCGGATGCTCCCCGAGCAAGTGTGGGACGAATCCGGCGAGAACGACTTCGACTGGACGTTCGGCGAGGGCACGTCCAGCGCGACACCCCTCTCGTGGACCAACGGCCAGTTCGTCCGACTGGCGTGGAGCATCGACGCGGGCGAACCGGTCGAGACGCCCGCCGTCGTCCGCGAGCGTTACGGCGGGTCCGCGCCCGCCGACGGTCCCGAACTCGACGTGAAAATTGAACGCGACGGGGACGACGCCCGCGTCACCGGCCACACCGACGGCGAGGACCTCGTGGTCAAGACACGAAGCGAGACGGTCCACATCGACGGCGGGGACGTAGACGTCGCCGTGGCGGCCGACGAGGGGGCGCGCGTCACCGTCGTCGCCGCGAGCGGCGACCTGCCCGACATCGCGACGACGGTCGTCGACGACACCGTCTGA